In the Elizabethkingia bruuniana genome, TTTGGTAAAAACCCCGATTTATGGGCAGTATGGAAAGATAAAAAAGATTCAATAAAACTGGTATTATTCGGAATTACGGGTATGCTAATGGTTCAGTATACTTATTTTGCAGCTATTAAACATTCTAATGCCGCTACTGCTACCGTATTACAATATGCGGGACCTGTAATCATAGCTGTTTACCTGGCCATTAAAAACAAAAAAGCTCCCAGATTTATAGACTTTGTGGCCATAGCTTTTGCGGTTCTTGGTACTTTTATACTGGTAACACATGGTGACATGGGAAGACTAAATATTTCCTCTACCGCTTTATTTTTCGGTATAGCTTCAGCTTTCGCACTGGCTATTTATACTATACAGCCTATAAAGCTTCTCCATAAATATAATTCAGCGGTTATTATTGGCTGGGGAATGCTGATTGGTGGCATTGCTTTTTCCTTTGTAAAAGCTCCATGGCATGCTGAAGGGCATTGGGATACCCAAGCATATCTGTATACTGCATTTATTGTCATCTTCGGAACATTAATTCCATTCTATTTTTACCTGACAGCAGTTCAGCTAATTGGTGGTCAAAAAAGCAGTCTTCTGGCTTCCGGCGAACCACTTTCGGCAACTATTATTGCAGTATTGTGGTTACATGTACCTTTTACTTATATCGACTGGATTGGGAGCTTACTGATCATATCTACAATATTCCTGCTGAGCTATGAAACCAAAAAGGAAAAAACCCTGCGCCTGTCTGGTACCTAATCTTTTAGATTAACAGAGCTTTTACTGACATTTTGCAACGAATACAGAACCAGAAAGTGGTTTAAAGTCCGGAACTGTTTTATTTTCAGATTTTATCCTGTCAAACTTCATTAGGACATCAGTATAATGAAAATCATCACTTTTATAATTTAAACTTTTGGATGGTGCATAAGGATTGACATAAACGTTACGTACCGGATCGTATTTGTATTGAGCTATATCTATTTTTTCGGACATATCATCATTAGTATTGTAAGCATAATTGACAAGTTTAACATCTGTACTATAAGCCATATCAAAAGAGTCTTCTAAAAACTGCAGTTCTTTTTCATTTTTAAAGAATTCTTTTAAATTCTGCTTTTTGATAATCTTACTATCTGTATCAAATAAAGATTTTAATCCTTCTTTTTTTATTTCAAACCGGAATGGATTATGATAAAGATTAGGACTCATATACTGTACAATAAAATCATTATAACCTGCTGTCTGAAAATGCTGCATCATATTCTGCACTTGCAGCTGATAAGGATTGTCTGATTTCGTCTGATCTATAAAAGTCAGAATTTCGGGAAGCTCTTTGGAACGATGTATATAAGGATAGTCAAAACAGTTTGCTTCCTCATTAAAAAAACGCTTCATTTTATTCGGAAAGACACCTACATAAATATCATTAGCAGAGTCGTTTCCGGAAATCATTAACCGCATTCCGCCTTTTATATCCGGATTTTTTCTTGCATAAAGATAAAACGGAGCATCAGGATTTTTAGGAGTCAATGTTATTGTATTTTTATCAATACCCCATGTCCCTTTTATCAGAGTACCCATTGCAACAACTAAAAAGGTATTGTCTTTTTTGATAATAAAAGAAGTACCCCCTCCATTATAGACTCCTTCAACATCTGTATTCTTATATTGAGCCGGGATTAGTGCACCTGACATCAAAAAAAATATAACATATAACCTTATCATAATTTTCATACACTTGCTTTTGATTAAATATATTGTTTTTTTATATACTCTGGCTGCTAAAAACAATATATTTATTCCGCATAAAGCCTGTATTTTAATTTAAATATTTTGTATGAAGATCGAAACCAGTTCCATAATCACAGAGAATCACGATGAAATAATAACCGATTTTCTAAACCAGTACAATCAGGAACGTGCTGTTTCTTTTGAAGATGAAATCAATGAAGATGTGGAAATTGTAATCTATGATGGTGAAAAGATTATTGGTGGAATCGTTGGCCGTTCTTTATGGGGAACCTTAGAAATAAAACGTCTGGCTGTCCATCCGGATTACAGAAACAGAGGTATAGGATCGAAACTGATATCTGCCGCAGAAACAGAAGCTAAAAAAAGAAAATGCAGCTACCTGAGCCTAAATACTTTTTCTTATCAGGCTCCGGAGTTTTATGAAAAATTGGGATTTATAAAAGTAGGAACAGAAGAGGATTTCCCACGTGGATTTTCCCGTTATTTTTATCAGAAGAAGATTTAATCAAAAAGAAAATGATTTGGATTAATTTTATTTAGGCAATTTAAAAATTTCATTCACTAAAGTAAATCAGCCACTTCCATTATCTTTTAACCAGATTTTTGCATAAATTTACGTAAGTATCAAATCTCTCACTTCTCAATCATTCTTTAAAAATCTGGAAATGACGCATCATCATTTAGAAAAACATTATGTAAATCGTGTAGGCTGGCTAAGGGCTGCTGTTCTTGGGGCTAATGATGGTATTTTATCTACTACCAGTATCACGATTGGTGTAGCTGCCGCTACACCTTCCAGAGAAGCAATTATACTAGCTGCATTAGCAGGTCTTGTTGCCGGCGCAATGTCTATGGCTGCTGGCGAATATGTATCGGTAAGTTCTCAGGCTGATACGGAGAAAGCTGATTTGGAAAGAGAAGCTAAAGAGTTAGAACGTATTCCTGAGATAGAATTGAAAGAACTGGCCAAAATATATGAAGCTCGTGGACTAAACTCTGAACTGGCTTTAGAAGTAGCAGAGGAACTCACAAAACATGATGCTTTGGAAGCCCATGCCCGTGATGAATTGGGGATCAACGAAATTACAACGGCAAGACCATTGCAAGCTGCTGCTTCATCATTTGCCTCATTTACTGTAGGAGCCATATTACCATTTCTTGTGGCCATATTTGCGCCAATACCACAAATGCTGTATTACGAATATGGTTTTTCCATTATATTCCTCATGATTCTGGGGGCTGTAGCCGCTAAAGCCGGAGGTTCTAAAATAAGTACTGCAGTTATAAGAATTTGTTTCTGGGGGACTGCTGCAATGGCACTAACTGCTCTGGTAGGCTACCTATTCGGAGTCAATGCTTCATAAATTAAATAATAAAATATTATGTGGTGGATTTATGCACTTCTTTCTGCTTTATTTGCTTCGCTCACTGCAGTATTTGCTAAAATAGGTATTTCCAACATCAATTCTAATCTTGCAACAGCCATCCGTACAGTGGTTGTACTGGTTATGATATGGGGAATTGTTATTGTCCGTGGGGAGACAAAAGAAATAACCAGTCTCTCCAAAACCAATATTATATTTTTAGCAATATCCGGAATAGCAACCGGACTATCCTGGATATTCTATTTTAAGGCTTTACAAATGGGAGATGTATCTAAAGTGGCACCTATAGACAAACTAAGTATAGCTCTCACGATTATATTAGCCGCTGTATTTTTGCGCGAAACAATAGATACAAAAACAGCAATTGGTGCAGGGCTAATTATTGCCGGAACAATTGTTTTATTGCTAAAATAATTAGTTCTGAGATAATTTCTCCGTGAATGTCTTATTGAAGATTTCTTTATCGGCTTTCAACTGATCAATAGTTTGGGGCAGAATATAAGTTGTTACTACTTTATCATCTTTATCCAAGAAGATAATCTGCTTCTCTTCCCCATCTACCATTTTCTCGAAAACGTCCCACATAGAAGCATCCTGTAGCTTTAGTAATTCAAAAAACTCCTCGGTTTTTATCTGAATATTTTTCATGCTGCAAAAGTAAAAAAGCTTCTCCATCCGTCAAAGCTTCCTTAGAAAATATAAATGTATTTTTTATGTTTAGCGAAACATTCCAAAATTGTGTTTTTATTAAATAAAAGAAGGCGTAAAACCCTTAGATTTTACGCCTTCCCTTCTAAACAAATATGAAAAAAATTATTTTTCTACTTTACGTTGCAAAACTTCATCTACCATACCGAAGTTTTTAGCTTCTTCGGAAGTCATCCAGTAATCTCTGTCGGAAGACTTCTCTACCCATTCATAAGTCTGACCTGAATGGTGAGCGATAATATCGTATAATTCTGTTTTTAATTTCAACATTTCACGAAGGTTGATTTCCATATCGGAAGCTACCCCCTGAGCACCTCCGCTTGGCTGATGAATCATAACTCTTGAATGCTTTAGAGCAGAACGCTTACCTTTTTCTCCAGCTACTAATAATACAGCACCCATAGACGCTGCCATACCTGTACAGATTGTAGCTACATCCGGCTTAATAATCTGCATGGTATCATATATTCCTAATCCGGCATATACACTACCACCAGGAGAGTTGATATAAATCTGAATATCTTTAGCAGGATCAGCGCTTTCCAGGAATAATAACTGAGCTGTTACAATATTGGCAACCTGATCATCGATCCCAGTTCCAAGGAAGATAATTCTGTCCATCATCAAACGGGAGAAAACGTCCATTTGCGCTACATTTAAACGACGCTCTTCCATGATGTACGGCGTTAAATTGGTTGGACCATATATACCCATATACTGATCAGCAGCAAGACCATTCACTCCAAGGTGTTTTACTGCATAATCTCTAAATTCTTTTTTAATATCCATTGAATTAATTTTTCTATTGTGTTACTAATTTTGTTCCAAACGAATATACGGACATTCTGGCAGAAATTAATTACAATATCCTGTATAATACTTTGTCCAGCTCCATTTTAAGCCTGGTGAGTTTTACAATTGTGGCATAATACTGTACATCATTACCAGGGTCTTCCTGCACTTTTACCTGTAAGTCCTTTATAATCTTCAGTATATACTCCCGTTTATGACGGAGAATAATATCCTGAACCATCTTTTCTACAACATCTTCTTCCGAACTAAAATAAATATTGAACTTATTCCAGTCACTTAACTGATAAGGATCGATCAATGCGTCTGCTACTTTTTGGTTCACCTCTTCATCCATCAGGCTAAAGAAAAATTGCCCGGAACGTAATTCATTTTTTTCAGCACCCTTACGTATTTCATCTATAATTTTCTGATGCAGAGGGATCTGAATTTCATAAGAATCTTCATCAAAATGATTTAAAATCTCCTGAATAACAGAAGACTTTACCATTCCCTCTTCTTTCTTTCTTACAATTTCTTTATCACCATATTTCAGCATAAGTTCGACCAGTTTTTCCTCCAATAGCAACAACGGATTGATGGTTTCAATCTGGGACATCTCCACTTTTTCCAGTTTAGGCTGGATTTGCGGTGCTTTAGGTTTTTCCTGATGCTGTATTCCGGTTTTCTGGACCTGTAGTTCATTGAACAGGTTTTGCTCGGAAACATGTAATAATTTGGATGCCTGCTGTATAAATATCTCCTGTTGAAGATTGTTCGGAACAAAGGCTATACTCTTTACAACTTCCTTTATCAGATCTGCTCTTTTAAAAGGGTCGTCTCCGGCATCTTTCTGAAGAACATCTATTTTGAAGTGAATAAAATCTACTGCATGCTCTGCGATATAGCTTTTTACATAGTCCTGTGGAAAGGCTTTGGCAAAACTATCGGGATCATGTCCATCCGGAAACAGCATTACCTTAATGTTCATCCCGTCTTCTAAAAGGAGATCGATACTTCTGAATGAGGCCTTAATTCCGGCAGCATCACCATCGAACAGGATTGTTACATTAGGCGTAAGCCTTTTGATTAGTTTGATCTGCTCTTTTGTCAGGGCTGTACCACTACTGGCTACAACATTTTCTATTCCTGCCTGGTGTAGTGAAATAACATCCATATAACCTTCCACAAGAAGGCAATGATTCTCTTTGGATATTGCTTGTTTAGACTGGGCAATTCCATAGAGTACGTTGGATTTATGATAAATCTCGGTCTCTGGTGAGTTGAGATATTTGGCTGTCTTTACATTACTTTTCAGGATTCTGGCACCGAAACCTAATACTCTTCCTGAAAAACTAAGAATAGGAAAAATTACCCGTTCGCGGAAACGGTCGATACCATCAGGGGCATTTTCCGGAAAAATAGATAATCCGGATTTCTCCAGGAGGTCTTTATCATAGCCCTTTTCTTTAGCAGATTTGGTAAAAGCATTCTTAAGTTCCGGTGAATATCCTAACTGGAACTTTTTCAGAACCTCATCATTCAGCCCTCTTTCTCGGAAATAGGACAAACCAATATTTTGCCCTTCTTCAGTATCATACAACTGCTCCTGAAAGAAATTATTGGCAACCTCATGGATTTTATATAATAGCTCCCGCTGATTACGGGATTCTTTTTCAGCTTCTGATATCTCCTGAACATCTTCTTCTATCTCAATTCCATATTTCTTAGCCAGATGACGTAATGCTTCAGGATAGGTAAAGTTTTCGATTTCCATCAGGAAAGACACTGCAGTTCCCCCTTTTCCGGAACTAAAATCTTTCCAGATCTGCTTACTTGGTGACACTACAAATGAAGGCGACTTTTCATCATGAAAAGGACTTAGCCCCTTAAAGTTTCCACCAGCACGTTTTAGCTGTACATATTCACCAACCACCTCTTCCACTCTTACAGCGGAGAAAATTTTATCTATTGTGGTTTTCGAAATCATACTAAGTTTTTAAAAAGTAAAAATATTAATTTATTTATTGAAGAAAAAAAGAGATTGCTAAAAGCAATCTCAATCTATCTGTATATCAGGGAAAATTAATTAGACCCTTCTATTTCTTTTTTCTTATCTCCGCCCGAAAGTAATTTAATAGCAACTGGAGCTGTAGTGATAATCACGATAATAATAATGATCCACTCCAAATGACTCTTCAAATCGATATTGAACTGATCCTGGAAAAATTTATCCAGATAATGTCCTGCATATACCAAAGAGAATGACCAAAGTACCCCTCCAATTACATTATAAACAAAGAAACGTCCTTTGTCCATTTTCACAATTCCGGCAACAATAGGAGCAAATGTTCTTACAACCGGAAGAAATCTAGCCATAATAACAGCTACTTTACCATGATCTTCGAAGAAATCATGCGCCTTGAACAGGTATTTCTTTTTGAATATCCAGGTATCTTTTCTTTCATACAACATTGGTCCGCTTTTGTAACCAAACCAGTATCCTACCATATTACCAATAATAGCAGCTATAGCTATTAACGAAG is a window encoding:
- a CDS encoding VIT1/CCC1 transporter family protein, translating into MTHHHLEKHYVNRVGWLRAAVLGANDGILSTTSITIGVAAATPSREAIILAALAGLVAGAMSMAAGEYVSVSSQADTEKADLEREAKELERIPEIELKELAKIYEARGLNSELALEVAEELTKHDALEAHARDELGINEITTARPLQAAASSFASFTVGAILPFLVAIFAPIPQMLYYEYGFSIIFLMILGAVAAKAGGSKISTAVIRICFWGTAAMALTALVGYLFGVNAS
- the clpP gene encoding ATP-dependent Clp endopeptidase proteolytic subunit ClpP; its protein translation is MDIKKEFRDYAVKHLGVNGLAADQYMGIYGPTNLTPYIMEERRLNVAQMDVFSRLMMDRIIFLGTGIDDQVANIVTAQLLFLESADPAKDIQIYINSPGGSVYAGLGIYDTMQIIKPDVATICTGMAASMGAVLLVAGEKGKRSALKHSRVMIHQPSGGAQGVASDMEINLREMLKLKTELYDIIAHHSGQTYEWVEKSSDRDYWMTSEEAKNFGMVDEVLQRKVEK
- a CDS encoding GNAT family N-acetyltransferase; translation: MKIETSSIITENHDEIITDFLNQYNQERAVSFEDEINEDVEIVIYDGEKIIGGIVGRSLWGTLEIKRLAVHPDYRNRGIGSKLISAAETEAKKRKCSYLSLNTFSYQAPEFYEKLGFIKVGTEEDFPRGFSRYFYQKKI
- a CDS encoding DMT family transporter, with translation MKSTNTKGFLLALIAASLWGVSGTFGQFLFQQRGISVEWMITVRMLISGAILLSIGVFGKNPDLWAVWKDKKDSIKLVLFGITGMLMVQYTYFAAIKHSNAATATVLQYAGPVIIAVYLAIKNKKAPRFIDFVAIAFAVLGTFILVTHGDMGRLNISSTALFFGIASAFALAIYTIQPIKLLHKYNSAVIIGWGMLIGGIAFSFVKAPWHAEGHWDTQAYLYTAFIVIFGTLIPFYFYLTAVQLIGGQKSSLLASGEPLSATIIAVLWLHVPFTYIDWIGSLLIISTIFLLSYETKKEKTLRLSGT
- a CDS encoding EamA family transporter translates to MWWIYALLSALFASLTAVFAKIGISNINSNLATAIRTVVVLVMIWGIVIVRGETKEITSLSKTNIIFLAISGIATGLSWIFYFKALQMGDVSKVAPIDKLSIALTIILAAVFLRETIDTKTAIGAGLIIAGTIVLLLK
- a CDS encoding DedA family protein → MESWKDLLNPDFYITNGGLWIVLFIIFAETGLFVGFFLPGDSLLFVSGIYATKIISESFGSTGSDFIDTTILASLIAIAAIIGNMVGYWFGYKSGPMLYERKDTWIFKKKYLFKAHDFFEDHGKVAVIMARFLPVVRTFAPIVAGIVKMDKGRFFVYNVIGGVLWSFSLVYAGHYLDKFFQDQFNIDLKSHLEWIIIIIVIITTAPVAIKLLSGGDKKKEIEGSN
- the dnaG gene encoding DNA primase, with product MISKTTIDKIFSAVRVEEVVGEYVQLKRAGGNFKGLSPFHDEKSPSFVVSPSKQIWKDFSSGKGGTAVSFLMEIENFTYPEALRHLAKKYGIEIEEDVQEISEAEKESRNQRELLYKIHEVANNFFQEQLYDTEEGQNIGLSYFRERGLNDEVLKKFQLGYSPELKNAFTKSAKEKGYDKDLLEKSGLSIFPENAPDGIDRFRERVIFPILSFSGRVLGFGARILKSNVKTAKYLNSPETEIYHKSNVLYGIAQSKQAISKENHCLLVEGYMDVISLHQAGIENVVASSGTALTKEQIKLIKRLTPNVTILFDGDAAGIKASFRSIDLLLEDGMNIKVMLFPDGHDPDSFAKAFPQDYVKSYIAEHAVDFIHFKIDVLQKDAGDDPFKRADLIKEVVKSIAFVPNNLQQEIFIQQASKLLHVSEQNLFNELQVQKTGIQHQEKPKAPQIQPKLEKVEMSQIETINPLLLLEEKLVELMLKYGDKEIVRKKEEGMVKSSVIQEILNHFDEDSYEIQIPLHQKIIDEIRKGAEKNELRSGQFFFSLMDEEVNQKVADALIDPYQLSDWNKFNIYFSSEEDVVEKMVQDIILRHKREYILKIIKDLQVKVQEDPGNDVQYYATIVKLTRLKMELDKVLYRIL